The DNA window CGAAATCGGGAACGATGTAATCCAGCAGGCGCTGGTAATGGGTGACCATCAGGAACGAGCGGGCGGGGTCGCGCAAGGCGTTCACACCACCGGCCACCTGCTTGAGCGCATCGATGTCCAGACCCGAATCGGTCTCGTCCAGGATCGCCAGCTTCGGCTCCAGCACGGCCATCTGGAAGATCTCGTTGCGCTTCTTCTCGCCACCGGAAAAGCCTTCGTTGACGGCGCGGTGCAGCAGTTCGTCCGAAATCTGCATGATTTTCAGCTTTTCGCGCACCAGCTTCAGAAAGCGCATCGAATCCAGCTCGTCCTCGCCACGATACTTGCGCTGGGCATTGAGCGCTGCGCGCAGGAAATAGGTGTTGTTGACGCCGGGAATCTCGACCGGGTACTGCAAGGCCAGAAAAACGCCCTCGGCGGCACGCGCTTCCGGATCCAGCGCCAGCAGATCCTTGCCCTCGAAGATCACCGAGCCAGCCGTCACCTCGTAACCATCCCGCCCCGACAACACATTGCCCAGGGTGGACTTGCCGGCACCGTTGGGCCCCATGATCGCGTGAACCTCACCGGGATTCACAGTGAGGTT is part of the Frateuria aurantia DSM 6220 genome and encodes:
- the sufC gene encoding Fe-S cluster assembly ATPase SufC; protein product: MLKIENLHARVEGKEILKGLNLTVNPGEVHAIMGPNGAGKSTLGNVLSGRDGYEVTAGSVIFEGKDLLALDPEARAAEGVFLALQYPVEIPGVNNTYFLRAALNAQRKYRGEDELDSMRFLKLVREKLKIMQISDELLHRAVNEGFSGGEKKRNEIFQMAVLEPKLAILDETDSGLDIDALKQVAGGVNALRDPARSFLMVTHYQRLLDYIVPDFVHVLADGRIVESGDKSLALKLEEHGYAWIAERHPELAAKVGAEAKA